One Olsenella sp. oral taxon 807 DNA segment encodes these proteins:
- a CDS encoding S8 family peptidase, with protein sequence MAEEFLPITVFRQREIDETRVEGMGNKDKPKWVLSGADLHEHAQSLIAGLSDAYEGVLHNEGLPYVYDVKLNERDTSKTKRKPIVDMLNVDGANGEANVIGMRGANSLIVRAKDAGQVRAMEERLSDKERYDLPLTCIESISRFVPEIKPTPDETVYKARLLDFGPDAALCERVFEDQLDFLCIAFQKVSYAQDLNVYRLEANQSQVKMIADGVASETLFFIRPMPRCVATLDGMPSVGAPDPMEPDLSMEYPVVGVLDSGIAPICQLQPWLMEKRLSTYTDNELDKQHGTFVAGVITYGDRFEHSEWVGGLPPKLLDGAVFPADGNIDESTMVDSIRTIVGATRDRVKVWNLSLSFMDEISDNEFSEFGMALDAIQDDHGVLICKSAGNCDVRADRTKGRLCVGSDSVRALTVGSAAQVKAPLDQAGVGEASPFSRKGPGPQYIIKPEVSHYGGNVGRTPTGYVRSEVHSFDVTGNPAGAVGTSFSTPRVSALAANLQLALAGEFDPLLIKALIVHSTSFPGDSLIPNTEKVEEMGFGIPVNLRSILSDEEHSSTLVLHGFLPRGQKVEINDFPMPSSLVRDGYYTGQVILTAAFSPIREPKEAAEYCQSDIEVKLGTYDHKELRDITKQGILNPIGRKDNKNLLNPSRYSRPKLRSAEDEFSRREKMLIRYKGKYAPVKKYALDLADLTKKNREAVRADRLWYLDMKGTYRDSVERRALQTNEPLRQEYCIIITIRDPNGLAPVYNEVPQLLEHKNFWHQNVQLANQVRAMVGQ encoded by the coding sequence ATGGCAGAGGAATTCCTTCCCATAACGGTCTTCCGCCAGCGGGAGATAGATGAAACGCGCGTCGAGGGCATGGGGAACAAGGACAAGCCGAAATGGGTGCTGTCAGGCGCGGATCTTCACGAACATGCGCAATCGCTCATCGCGGGGCTGAGCGATGCCTATGAGGGCGTGCTCCATAACGAGGGACTTCCCTATGTCTACGACGTAAAGCTGAACGAGAGGGACACATCCAAGACCAAGCGCAAGCCAATCGTTGACATGCTCAACGTCGATGGTGCCAACGGCGAAGCTAATGTCATAGGCATGCGAGGTGCCAACAGCCTCATTGTCAGGGCAAAGGACGCGGGCCAAGTAAGAGCCATGGAAGAGCGCCTATCCGATAAAGAGCGTTACGACCTGCCGCTCACGTGCATCGAGTCCATCAGCCGGTTTGTGCCCGAGATCAAGCCTACTCCGGATGAGACCGTATACAAGGCGCGACTCCTCGACTTCGGGCCGGACGCCGCCCTGTGCGAGCGGGTATTTGAAGACCAGCTCGATTTCCTATGCATCGCATTCCAGAAGGTCAGCTACGCGCAAGACCTAAACGTATATCGGCTTGAGGCCAATCAGTCACAAGTAAAGATGATTGCGGACGGCGTAGCCAGCGAGACGCTCTTCTTCATACGCCCTATGCCACGATGCGTTGCAACGCTCGACGGGATGCCCAGCGTGGGAGCACCCGACCCCATGGAGCCCGACTTGAGCATGGAGTATCCCGTCGTCGGAGTGCTCGACAGCGGGATTGCGCCGATCTGCCAGCTACAACCGTGGCTCATGGAGAAGCGCCTATCGACATACACGGACAATGAACTTGACAAACAGCACGGCACGTTCGTGGCGGGTGTCATCACCTATGGCGACAGGTTCGAGCATTCGGAGTGGGTCGGAGGCCTACCGCCGAAGCTCCTGGACGGTGCCGTGTTCCCAGCAGATGGGAATATCGACGAGTCGACGATGGTTGACTCCATCAGAACCATCGTTGGCGCGACGCGCGATCGTGTGAAGGTATGGAACCTCTCACTGAGCTTCATGGACGAGATCTCAGACAACGAGTTCTCGGAATTCGGCATGGCGCTGGACGCAATCCAAGATGACCACGGCGTCCTCATCTGCAAGTCGGCGGGCAACTGCGATGTGAGGGCGGATAGAACCAAGGGCCGCCTCTGCGTTGGCTCGGACTCAGTGCGCGCACTCACGGTCGGTTCTGCCGCCCAGGTGAAGGCCCCGCTCGATCAAGCAGGAGTTGGCGAGGCCTCGCCCTTCTCGCGCAAGGGCCCAGGTCCCCAGTACATCATCAAGCCCGAGGTGTCGCATTATGGTGGCAACGTGGGAAGGACGCCAACAGGCTACGTCAGGTCGGAGGTCCATTCATTCGACGTCACGGGAAACCCTGCGGGGGCCGTCGGCACGAGCTTCTCAACGCCTCGCGTGTCAGCCTTGGCGGCAAACCTCCAGCTTGCCTTGGCAGGAGAGTTCGACCCACTGCTCATAAAGGCTCTCATCGTACACTCGACGTCATTTCCCGGCGACAGCCTCATTCCCAACACCGAGAAGGTCGAGGAGATGGGGTTCGGCATCCCGGTCAACCTTCGCTCGATACTCTCGGACGAAGAGCATTCGTCGACCCTGGTACTGCACGGATTTCTCCCGAGAGGACAGAAGGTTGAGATCAACGACTTCCCCATGCCAAGCTCGCTGGTTCGTGATGGGTACTACACTGGCCAGGTCATCCTGACTGCCGCATTCTCTCCTATCAGGGAGCCAAAGGAGGCTGCCGAATACTGCCAGTCCGACATCGAGGTGAAGCTCGGTACCTACGACCACAAGGAGCTACGCGATATCACCAAGCAGGGAATACTCAATCCCATCGGTCGCAAGGACAACAAGAATCTGCTGAATCCAAGTCGGTACAGCCGCCCAAAGCTCAGATCGGCCGAGGACGAGTTTTCCCGCCGGGAGAAGATGCTCATCAGGTACAAGGGCAAGTATGCACCGGTAAAGAAATATGCTCTCGACCTGGCCGATCTTACCAAAAAGAACCGTGAGGCCGTTCGCGCCGACCGCCTGTGGTATCTGGACATGAAAGGAACCTACCGCGACAGCGTGGAACGAAGGGCACTCCAGACAAACGAGCCGCTGAGGCAGGAGTACTGCATCATCATCACCATCCGTGACCCAAATGGTCTTGCCCCTGTGTACAACGAGGTGCCGCAGCTCCTCGAGCATAAGAACTTCTGGCACCAGAACGTCCAGCTAGCTAACCAGGTCAGAGCCATGGTTGGACAGTAG
- a CDS encoding aldo/keto reductase encodes MILEESYRLNNGVEIPKLALGTWLIDDDKVADAVRSAVEIGYRHVDSAQAYGNERGVGEGVRNCGVPREQLFVTSKVAAEHKTYSAAAASIDKTLRVTGLDYLDMMIIHSPQPWVEVNQSDDRHEAGNVEAYRALEDALAAGKLRAIGVSNFLEGDLQNILNHCEVKPAVDQLLAHIGNTPFELAAFCENNDILVEAYSPIAHGEADKIGAIVKMAERYDVSVAQLCIRYVLQLGMVALPKTANLEHMRSNADVDFEISAQDMETLRGVERISDYGDSSFFPVFGGKL; translated from the coding sequence ATGATTCTAGAAGAGAGCTACAGACTGAACAACGGCGTTGAGATTCCTAAGCTGGCACTGGGAACGTGGCTCATCGACGACGACAAGGTCGCTGACGCCGTGCGCAGCGCGGTCGAGATCGGCTACCGCCACGTGGACAGCGCCCAGGCCTACGGCAACGAGCGCGGTGTGGGAGAGGGCGTGCGCAACTGTGGTGTTCCCCGCGAGCAGCTCTTCGTGACCTCAAAGGTGGCAGCGGAGCACAAGACCTACAGCGCTGCGGCCGCCTCGATCGACAAGACGCTACGAGTGACGGGGCTCGACTACCTGGACATGATGATCATCCACTCCCCACAGCCGTGGGTCGAGGTCAACCAATCCGATGACCGCCACGAGGCGGGCAACGTCGAGGCCTACCGCGCGCTGGAGGACGCCCTGGCCGCCGGCAAGCTGCGCGCCATCGGCGTGTCCAACTTCTTGGAGGGCGATCTGCAGAACATCCTGAACCATTGCGAGGTGAAGCCTGCGGTCGACCAGCTGCTCGCGCATATCGGCAACACCCCCTTCGAGCTTGCCGCGTTCTGCGAGAACAACGACATCCTCGTGGAGGCCTACTCGCCCATCGCCCATGGCGAGGCGGACAAGATCGGTGCTATAGTCAAGATGGCGGAACGCTACGACGTGTCCGTGGCGCAGCTGTGCATCCGCTATGTGCTGCAGCTTGGCATGGTCGCCCTGCCCAAGACGGCCAACCTTGAGCACATGAGGTCCAATGCGGACGTCGACTTCGAGATCAGCGCACAGGACATGGAAACACTGAGGGGCGTCGAGCGCATCAGCGACTATGGGGACAGCTCGTTCTTCCCCGTGTTCGGCGGCAAGCTGTAG
- a CDS encoding flavodoxin, with the protein MSNILVAYFSATGTTKRAAKGLAEALGADTFEIVPQTPYTSTDLNWNDSTSRSTSEMNDEASRPPISGTVDGMASYNAVFVGFPIWWYTEPRIIDTFLESYDFSGKTIVPFATSGGSGLGKAPERMQRIATGSTVAAGRLLNGHQNPNELRDWAQRLGLMR; encoded by the coding sequence ATGAGCAACATCCTTGTCGCATACTTCTCTGCAACCGGCACCACCAAGCGCGCCGCAAAGGGCCTGGCAGAGGCACTGGGTGCGGATACCTTCGAGATTGTGCCGCAGACGCCCTACACGAGCACCGACCTCAACTGGAATGACAGCACAAGCCGCAGCACCAGCGAGATGAACGACGAAGCGAGCCGACCGCCCATCTCGGGAACGGTGGATGGCATGGCCTCCTATAACGCCGTGTTCGTGGGCTTCCCCATATGGTGGTACACAGAGCCCCGTATCATCGACACGTTTTTGGAGTCGTATGACTTCTCGGGAAAGACCATCGTCCCGTTTGCGACAAGCGGCGGCAGCGGCCTTGGCAAGGCGCCCGAACGCATGCAGCGCATCGCCACGGGCTCCACCGTTGCGGCCGGCAGGCTGCTCAACGGCCACCAGAACCCCAATGAGCTACGTGATTGGGCGCAGCGCCTGGGCCTCATGCGGTAA
- a CDS encoding TetR family transcriptional regulator, producing MPRISEKESNARRTEIIDACEALYQHTSYRDITMAQIAGKLSFSRANTYNYFQCKDEIFLALLQREYERWTADLKALGGLGESLDDRALADGLARSLKKRPQLLKLMTMNLYDMEENSRLEKLAEFKGVYGRAVEAIRSLLVKLKGNWDSERMDRFVFSFLPFVYGIYPYVFTSKKQEAAMRAAGMHPKRLGIYELSYPFILKMLEDDTRGQGVTRAGVTRKSDEGGAMSELEKLEAGLEYSFEDAGVAARKAEGVAACTRLAAADQSDAVGYEATARSILAEAGPGLDIQPGFRCD from the coding sequence ATGCCACGCATCTCCGAAAAGGAGTCGAACGCCCGCCGCACCGAGATCATCGACGCCTGCGAGGCGCTCTACCAGCACACCAGCTATCGCGACATCACGATGGCGCAGATAGCAGGCAAGCTCAGCTTCAGCCGTGCCAACACCTATAACTACTTCCAGTGCAAGGACGAGATCTTCTTGGCGCTGCTGCAGCGCGAGTACGAGCGCTGGACGGCCGATCTCAAAGCGCTTGGAGGCTTAGGAGAGTCGCTCGACGACAGGGCGCTTGCCGACGGGCTGGCGAGAAGCCTCAAGAAGCGTCCTCAGCTCCTGAAGCTCATGACCATGAACCTTTACGATATGGAGGAGAACAGCCGACTCGAGAAACTGGCGGAGTTCAAGGGCGTGTACGGACGTGCGGTCGAGGCGATCCGAAGCCTGCTCGTCAAGCTCAAGGGCAACTGGGACAGCGAACGGATGGATCGCTTTGTCTTCTCGTTCTTGCCGTTCGTGTACGGCATCTACCCCTATGTCTTTACCTCTAAGAAACAAGAGGCAGCCATGAGGGCCGCAGGCATGCATCCGAAGCGCCTCGGCATCTACGAGTTGAGCTACCCGTTCATCCTGAAGATGCTTGAGGATGACACGAGAGGCCAGGGCGTGACGCGGGCGGGCGTGACGCGCAAAAGCGACGAGGGAGGCGCCATGAGCGAGCTCGAGAAGCTGGAGGCCGGTTTGGAATATAGCTTCGAGGATGCTGGGGTGGCCGCGCGCAAGGCAGAGGGCGTCGCTGCCTGCACCAGGCTTGCGGCCGCCGACCAGAGTGACGCTGTGGGCTATGAGGCGACGGCGCGATCCATACTTGCCGAGGCGGGTCCCGGCCTCGATATACAGCCTGGGTTTCGCTGCGACTGA
- a CDS encoding DapH/DapD/GlmU-related protein encodes MGDNFTANYNVTILDIAPVTIGDGCMFGPGVTISAVTHPVNATRCRDRIAQAKPVTIGNDVWLGANVLVMPGVTIGDNVVVGAGAVVTHDIPSNSLAMGVPARVARRLDHREREATK; translated from the coding sequence GTGGGCGACAACTTTACCGCCAACTACAACGTAACCATACTCGACATCGCACCCGTCACCATCGGTGACGGGTGCATGTTTGGCCCGGGAGTGACCATCTCGGCCGTCACGCACCCCGTCAATGCAACAAGGTGTCGGGACCGCATAGCCCAGGCGAAGCCCGTCACCATAGGCAATGACGTGTGGCTGGGGGCAAACGTCCTGGTCATGCCAGGGGTAACCATAGGCGACAACGTGGTTGTGGGCGCAGGCGCGGTAGTCACGCACGACATCCCCTCAAACAGCCTCGCCATGGGCGTCCCCGCACGCGTGGCCAGACGGCTCGACCACCGCGAGCGCGAGGCCACGAAGTAA
- a CDS encoding aldo/keto reductase — translation MINFKMNNGNTIPALGYGVFQMTGEEVRQHLPEAIELGFRHIDTANAYFNEVAVGEVVKASDIARDEFFVTTKLFPQDYPYDKCRRAIDETLARLGMDYVDLLLFHQPYGEYVDGWKAMEEAVRAGKVRAIGLSNFSEQKVRQILGVSTIKPSILQVEINPRWNQHPLKEALAAENLVYEGWYPLGHGDKELLSLPVFTTLAEKYGKSASQVILRWHIQEGNVVFPKTLNPQHMAENIDLFDFALTDKEMTEINALPQEPYYHVPDEAPAWVWGPNDYSKQR, via the coding sequence ATGATCAACTTCAAGATGAACAACGGCAACACGATACCCGCCCTTGGCTACGGGGTCTTCCAGATGACGGGAGAAGAGGTAAGGCAGCACCTGCCCGAGGCCATCGAGCTGGGCTTTCGCCACATCGACACCGCAAACGCCTACTTCAACGAGGTTGCTGTCGGTGAGGTTGTAAAGGCAAGCGACATCGCGCGCGACGAGTTCTTTGTGACCACGAAGCTGTTCCCACAGGACTACCCGTACGACAAGTGTAGGAGGGCCATCGACGAGACCCTCGCGCGTCTTGGCATGGACTACGTCGACCTGCTGCTGTTCCATCAGCCCTACGGCGAGTACGTAGACGGCTGGAAGGCCATGGAGGAGGCGGTACGTGCGGGCAAGGTCCGCGCGATCGGGCTCTCCAACTTCAGCGAACAGAAGGTCCGCCAGATCCTGGGTGTGTCCACCATCAAACCCTCCATCCTGCAGGTCGAGATCAACCCCCGTTGGAACCAGCACCCCCTCAAGGAGGCGCTTGCCGCCGAGAACCTCGTGTACGAGGGCTGGTATCCCTTGGGACACGGCGACAAGGAGCTGCTGAGCCTCCCTGTCTTCACCACGCTGGCCGAGAAGTACGGAAAGTCCGCCTCGCAGGTCATCCTGCGCTGGCACATACAGGAGGGCAACGTCGTCTTTCCCAAGACGCTGAACCCCCAGCACATGGCCGAGAACATCGACCTCTTTGACTTCGCGCTGACCGACAAGGAGATGACAGAGATCAACGCCCTGCCGCAGGAGCCGTACTACCACGTGCCCGACGAGGCACCGGCGTGGGTATGGGGCCCGAACGACTACAGCAAGCAGCGCTAG
- a CDS encoding ATP-binding protein has translation MLKRRAYEKLLSWKAEAPEKALLVDGARQVGKTFLIEQFARQEFADYVKVDFLRDAQAGSISGAQDVRSLVERLSLMVGHEIVSGKTLVFFDEVQEAQNLVTLSKYLVQDGRFRLVMSGSLLGVELRRVRSFPVGSLRIETMYPLDFEEFLWSQGATDSLITRLERHFTSLSPVEESLHDQLLQLFHLYVVVGGMPASVQRYIDSRNDLGAVRDTQRDLIELYRADISRYAGERALQVTSIYDDIPSQLDKENKRFKLRSLRKKATYERYANDFQWLVSARAALKTVNVTEPRSMLRRTEEPNRFKLYLSDTGMLMRRYPVPVSLAVIAGERDVNCGGIYENVVAQELASAGVALRYHRHSGRGEVDFIGETLQGKVLPIEVKSGKTYKRHVALNNLLSVEEFGIEKAFVVSEANVSTELRAGKPMHYIPLYLVPFLARMLVAEDIGAREELGRLGLSERSLVIPPPDLSRLSG, from the coding sequence ATGCTTAAAAGAAGAGCCTATGAGAAGCTCCTCTCCTGGAAGGCCGAGGCACCTGAGAAGGCGCTTCTGGTTGATGGGGCGCGCCAGGTGGGAAAGACCTTCCTCATCGAGCAGTTCGCTCGGCAGGAGTTTGCTGACTATGTGAAAGTGGACTTCCTTAGGGATGCGCAGGCCGGTTCTATCTCTGGGGCACAGGACGTCCGTTCCTTGGTGGAGCGTTTGTCCCTGATGGTGGGCCACGAGATTGTGTCAGGAAAGACCCTTGTCTTCTTCGATGAGGTGCAGGAGGCGCAAAACCTCGTCACGCTCTCGAAATACCTTGTGCAGGACGGACGGTTCCGACTTGTGATGTCGGGATCGCTACTGGGAGTCGAGCTTCGCCGTGTGCGCTCGTTCCCCGTGGGTTCCCTGAGGATCGAGACGATGTATCCCCTCGATTTTGAGGAGTTCCTCTGGTCGCAGGGGGCGACCGATTCGCTTATCACCCGGCTCGAGCGGCATTTCACGAGCCTCTCCCCCGTCGAGGAATCGTTGCACGATCAACTCCTCCAGCTCTTCCATCTCTACGTGGTGGTGGGAGGCATGCCCGCCTCCGTCCAGCGCTATATCGATTCACGCAATGACCTCGGTGCGGTGCGGGATACGCAGAGGGACCTCATCGAGCTCTATCGCGCGGACATATCTCGTTACGCGGGGGAGCGGGCCTTGCAGGTCACGTCCATCTACGACGACATCCCCAGCCAGCTCGACAAGGAGAACAAGCGCTTCAAGCTACGGTCGCTGCGCAAGAAGGCCACCTACGAGCGATACGCCAATGATTTCCAGTGGCTCGTCTCCGCACGAGCGGCGCTTAAGACCGTGAACGTTACCGAACCGCGCAGTATGCTTCGGCGCACCGAGGAGCCCAATCGCTTCAAACTCTACCTCTCTGATACGGGTATGCTTATGCGCCGCTACCCTGTGCCCGTCTCCCTTGCCGTTATTGCGGGGGAGCGGGACGTAAACTGCGGCGGCATCTACGAGAACGTCGTGGCACAGGAGCTTGCCTCGGCAGGGGTCGCCCTACGCTACCACCGGCACAGCGGTAGGGGAGAGGTCGACTTCATCGGGGAGACGTTGCAGGGCAAGGTGCTGCCCATCGAGGTGAAGTCCGGCAAGACCTATAAGCGCCACGTCGCCCTAAACAACCTGCTCTCAGTCGAGGAGTTCGGCATCGAGAAAGCATTCGTAGTCTCCGAGGCCAACGTCTCCACCGAGCTTCGCGCGGGAAAGCCCATGCACTACATCCCTCTCTACCTCGTGCCCTTCCTGGCGCGGATGCTCGTGGCGGAAGACATCGGAGCCCGCGAGGAACTGGGGCGGCTCGGCCTGTCGGAGCGCTCCCTCGTCATTCCCCCACCCGACCTCTCTCGCCTCTCTGGCTGA
- a CDS encoding S9 family peptidase: MNTLARGMALAGALSAALARELRARTSKQRGGEAGEALRRVSTTYHENEFWVNVDGQNVYGLSYVPDVGGRLPLVILSHGLGSDHAIAGPYARELASHGIVTMTFDFRGGAETNRSDGTPRDMSVMTEAHDLEAVLAMARGWDCVDEGRIVIMGGSQGGAVTSIVAERAQPQVAGVVLLYPAFSIFDHVHRACSSLDEVPESNDLLGWLTVGSRYATDVWDYDFYQHMSYEGPVLIIHGSDDSVIPISYSRRAARTYRNCEYHTIRHGTHGFSGPAYDEAMSYLLDFVARVCA; the protein is encoded by the coding sequence ATGAACACGCTTGCCCGGGGCATGGCCCTTGCGGGCGCCCTGTCGGCTGCGCTGGCGCGTGAGCTCAGGGCAAGGACATCCAAGCAACGAGGCGGCGAAGCCGGAGAGGCCCTACGTCGTGTCTCGACCACATACCACGAGAACGAGTTTTGGGTAAACGTGGACGGACAGAACGTCTACGGGCTGTCCTATGTCCCCGACGTCGGAGGCAGGTTGCCCCTCGTCATCCTCTCGCACGGCCTGGGTTCCGACCATGCGATCGCGGGGCCTTACGCACGGGAGCTCGCATCGCATGGGATCGTCACGATGACCTTCGACTTCAGAGGAGGCGCCGAGACAAACAGGAGCGACGGCACGCCTCGGGACATGTCAGTCATGACCGAAGCCCACGACCTGGAGGCCGTCCTCGCTATGGCACGCGGCTGGGACTGCGTAGACGAAGGGCGCATCGTGATCATGGGGGGTAGCCAAGGCGGTGCCGTGACCAGCATCGTAGCCGAGCGCGCGCAACCCCAGGTGGCTGGCGTGGTCCTCCTGTACCCGGCGTTTTCCATCTTTGACCACGTGCACCGAGCCTGCAGCTCCCTCGACGAAGTACCCGAGAGCAACGACCTCCTCGGCTGGCTGACGGTCGGCTCCCGCTATGCGACGGACGTATGGGACTATGACTTCTACCAGCATATGAGCTATGAGGGGCCCGTTCTCATCATTCACGGCAGCGATGACAGCGTGATACCCATCTCGTACAGCAGGCGCGCCGCCCGAACCTACCGCAACTGCGAGTACCACACCATCAGGCACGGCACACATGGGTTTTCCGGCCCTGCATACGATGAGGCGATGTCCTACCTGCTTGACTTCGTGGCACGCGTGTGCGCGTAG
- a CDS encoding class I SAM-dependent methyltransferase, whose protein sequence is MTPVWGQQWGVGATVAEGSVLDGRDYWNKRAATFAQGSDGTYESRLLGLLALEPGQTVLDMGCATGTLAVPLGRRGHAVHACDFAERMLKVLGRVVADEGLPVTAHLLAWEDDWAAEGLGENCVDAAIASRSLGSRSMRERLRRLDGVARHKAAITVSAGVTPSRDPRLLALLGREVDERPERVSDAVGILCDLGRLPVVAYLPTLRPMTFATLDDGLAELRKMVVSEPLDGRERTLLDAFAAEHLERVWHVGAGGEASEGWRLDYSLPVVWAFIGWRTDGEVWT, encoded by the coding sequence ATGACACCAGTGTGGGGACAACAATGGGGGGTGGGGGCGACGGTTGCGGAGGGGTCGGTTCTGGATGGCAGGGACTACTGGAACAAGCGCGCCGCCACGTTTGCGCAAGGGTCGGACGGGACCTATGAGAGTCGCCTCCTTGGGCTGCTGGCGCTTGAGCCGGGACAGACGGTGCTTGACATGGGCTGTGCGACCGGCACCCTCGCCGTGCCGCTCGGCCGGCGGGGCCACGCGGTACATGCCTGTGACTTTGCCGAAAGGATGCTGAAGGTCCTAGGCAGGGTCGTTGCTGACGAAGGACTGCCCGTGACGGCGCATCTTTTGGCCTGGGAAGACGATTGGGCTGCGGAGGGCTTGGGAGAGAACTGCGTTGACGCGGCCATCGCGTCGCGCTCGCTCGGGTCCAGGAGCATGCGGGAGCGCCTTCGGAGGCTGGATGGCGTTGCTAGGCACAAGGCAGCGATCACCGTCTCGGCTGGCGTGACGCCCTCGCGCGACCCCAGGCTGCTTGCGCTGCTGGGTCGTGAGGTCGACGAGCGCCCAGAGAGGGTCTCGGACGCCGTGGGCATCCTGTGCGACTTGGGGCGGCTTCCCGTGGTGGCGTACCTGCCCACGCTTCGCCCCATGACTTTTGCCACGCTGGACGATGGGCTGGCAGAGCTGCGGAAGATGGTGGTTTCCGAGCCTCTTGACGGGCGGGAGCGGACGCTGCTCGACGCGTTTGCGGCCGAGCACCTCGAGCGTGTGTGGCACGTGGGTGCCGGGGGCGAGGCGAGCGAGGGCTGGCGTCTGGACTATTCGCTACCCGTGGTGTGGGCGTTCATCGGCTGGCGCACGGATGGGGAGGTCTGGACATAG
- the larE gene encoding ATP-dependent sacrificial sulfur transferase LarE, which yields MTRANVQAATDVEQQADMAVAHQKLEDLKDYLCELGSVAVAFSGGVDSTFLMKVAQNTLEDHALAVTARLKSFPERECTEAIDFCHKEGIRHIAVIFDELSIPGFSENPPERCYLCKRALFTRLMEDVRKRGFSHLCEGSNMDDEGDYRPGLKAVAELGVKSPLRHAQLHKAEIRALSHEMDLPTWDKPSFACLSSRFPYGEEITDEKLEMVGKAERLLLDLGFRQERVRIHGGGDHNSIARIEVPPSSLQRLLDERERVSEALRSYGFAYVTMDLMGYRTGSMNEILSQDGRA from the coding sequence ATGACGCGCGCCAACGTACAGGCAGCCACTGACGTAGAGCAGCAGGCCGACATGGCTGTCGCCCATCAGAAGCTCGAAGACCTCAAAGACTATCTTTGCGAGCTGGGCAGTGTTGCCGTAGCGTTCTCCGGCGGGGTCGACTCGACTTTCCTCATGAAGGTCGCGCAAAACACGCTGGAAGACCATGCCTTAGCCGTCACCGCACGCCTCAAGTCGTTTCCCGAGCGTGAGTGCACAGAGGCGATCGACTTCTGTCACAAGGAGGGCATCCGCCACATCGCGGTCATCTTCGACGAACTCAGCATTCCCGGTTTTAGCGAGAACCCGCCTGAGCGCTGCTATCTCTGCAAGAGAGCGCTCTTTACCCGTCTCATGGAGGACGTGCGCAAGCGGGGCTTCTCCCATCTCTGCGAGGGTTCGAACATGGATGACGAGGGTGACTACCGCCCCGGCCTCAAGGCGGTTGCTGAGCTAGGCGTCAAGAGCCCGCTGCGCCACGCGCAGCTCCACAAGGCCGAGATCCGTGCGCTCAGTCACGAGATGGACCTCCCCACTTGGGACAAGCCGTCCTTCGCCTGCCTCTCGTCGCGCTTCCCCTACGGGGAGGAGATCACGGATGAGAAGCTCGAGATGGTGGGCAAAGCCGAGCGGCTCCTGCTCGATCTGGGCTTTCGGCAGGAGCGCGTGCGGATCCACGGCGGAGGCGACCATAACAGCATCGCCCGCATCGAGGTGCCCCCCTCCTCGCTCCAGCGGCTGCTCGACGAGCGAGAGAGAGTCTCTGAGGCCCTGCGCTCATATGGGTTCGCATATGTCACGATGGACCTCATGGGGTACCGCACGGGATCGATGAACGAGATTCTGTCACAGGACGGGAGGGCATGA
- the larB gene encoding nickel pincer cofactor biosynthesis protein LarB: MERDELRALLRAVAAGQVDVDDACARVGEAPFVELGYAKPDVQRGVRQGVSEVIYGAGKTAEQIAGIMDALEQSGQRRIIVTRLDAKKGDELETLLKEEMPRLADGYRYLATPRMGILGEAPKPTGVGYVLVIAAGTSDLYCAEEAAVTAEMLGNEVRRVYDAGVAGIHRLLSHTGDIQRASVIIAVAGMEGALASVVGGLASCPVIACPTSVGYGASLGGISALLSMLNSCASGASVVNIDNGFGAGYQASLINHVGR, from the coding sequence ATGGAGCGCGACGAGCTGAGGGCCCTTCTCAGGGCGGTGGCGGCAGGCCAGGTCGATGTGGACGACGCCTGCGCGCGCGTGGGCGAGGCACCTTTCGTCGAGCTGGGCTATGCCAAACCCGACGTGCAGCGTGGCGTACGGCAGGGTGTCTCGGAGGTCATCTACGGCGCCGGCAAGACAGCCGAGCAGATAGCCGGCATCATGGATGCACTTGAGCAGTCGGGGCAGAGGCGCATCATCGTCACGCGCCTCGATGCGAAGAAGGGCGACGAGCTCGAGACGCTCCTCAAAGAGGAGATGCCGAGGCTCGCAGACGGCTACCGCTACCTCGCCACCCCGCGCATGGGCATCCTCGGTGAGGCGCCTAAACCTACGGGCGTAGGCTACGTGTTGGTGATCGCGGCAGGAACGAGCGACCTCTACTGTGCCGAGGAGGCCGCCGTCACGGCTGAGATGCTTGGTAACGAGGTGCGTCGCGTGTACGACGCAGGCGTAGCGGGCATCCACCGGCTGCTCTCGCATACAGGGGACATCCAGCGCGCCTCGGTCATCATAGCCGTGGCTGGCATGGAAGGGGCGCTCGCGAGCGTGGTGGGCGGGCTCGCGTCCTGCCCCGTGATCGCATGCCCGACGAGCGTGGGCTACGGCGCCTCGCTCGGCGGCATCTCGGCACTTCTCTCCATGCTCAACTCTTGCGCGAGCGGTGCCTCCGTCGTAAACATCGACAATGGCTTTGGGGCCGGCTACCAGGCAAGCCTCATCAACCACGTGGGAAGGTAG